The following proteins come from a genomic window of Sphingosinicella flava:
- a CDS encoding PspC domain-containing protein: MTIRRKFALDKANAKWLGVCSGIARTMGWDVTFVRIGIVAVTVLGAFPWTLIAYGLAGWLAPKARGDWKTDPRFDLERPLPRSSTYDVQASMRDIDHRLASVESYVTNANTSLAREIEELR; the protein is encoded by the coding sequence ATGACCATCCGCCGCAAATTCGCACTCGACAAAGCCAATGCCAAATGGCTGGGCGTCTGCTCCGGCATCGCCCGCACCATGGGCTGGGACGTCACCTTCGTCCGCATCGGCATCGTCGCCGTGACCGTCCTGGGCGCCTTTCCCTGGACGCTGATCGCCTACGGCCTTGCCGGGTGGCTGGCCCCCAAGGCGCGCGGCGATTGGAAGACCGATCCGCGCTTCGATCTCGAACGGCCGCTGCCGCGCAGCTCGACCTATGACGTCCAGGCCAGCATGCGCGACATCGACCATCGTCTCGCCAGCGTCGAAAGCTACGTCACCAACGCCAACACCAGCCTCGCGCGCGAAATCGAAGAATTGCGCTGA
- a CDS encoding sugar MFS transporter: MAMAPASAGTHAAAPGDNAPADLRIFVFVLFFVFGGITSLNDVLIPKLKDLFVLSDFEAMLIQSAFFSAYFLISIPAAGLVRKFGYMRTAMIGLLTMTAGCLFFIPAASSGLFVTFLAALFVLAAGITVVQVVANPLISLLGKPQTAHSRLTFAQAFNSLGTTIFPIVGSSLILGALATVDPSALSGDALTAYRADEARVVTQTYIGLAVALAIVAGAVWLRRDRLAEEKNPPRSLFGAFDLLKRPRFAFGTLGIFLYVGAEVAIGSYIVLYLTQSDVLGIDQVSAGHLVGLYWGGAMVGRFVGSAILRVFSPGKVLTTYALINVLLLLVSANTTGTVAGYSLLAIGLFNSIMFPTIFSLASEGLGSRAAEGSGLLATAIVGGAIVPPLAGLVSDASSIRFAFIVPAICYLGIAAFGYYARRPHTDVDMAEVPLQV, encoded by the coding sequence ATGGCCATGGCTCCAGCCTCCGCGGGCACGCACGCCGCGGCGCCGGGCGACAACGCACCGGCGGATTTGCGCATCTTCGTCTTTGTCCTGTTCTTCGTTTTCGGGGGCATCACCAGCCTAAACGACGTCCTCATTCCGAAGCTGAAGGATCTGTTCGTCCTTTCCGACTTCGAAGCGATGCTGATCCAGTCCGCTTTCTTCAGCGCCTATTTCCTCATTTCCATTCCCGCCGCGGGCCTGGTTCGGAAATTCGGCTATATGCGCACGGCGATGATCGGCCTGCTCACCATGACGGCGGGCTGTCTCTTCTTCATCCCGGCGGCGTCTTCCGGCCTGTTCGTCACCTTCCTCGCCGCGCTCTTCGTGCTGGCGGCGGGCATCACGGTGGTTCAGGTCGTGGCCAATCCGCTCATCTCCCTGCTCGGCAAGCCGCAGACCGCGCATAGCCGTTTGACCTTCGCGCAGGCGTTCAACTCGCTCGGCACCACGATCTTCCCGATCGTCGGCTCTTCGCTGATCCTCGGCGCGCTCGCGACGGTCGATCCGTCCGCCTTGTCGGGCGACGCGCTCACCGCCTATCGCGCCGACGAGGCGCGGGTCGTGACGCAAACCTATATTGGCCTCGCCGTCGCGCTCGCCATCGTCGCGGGCGCCGTGTGGCTCCGCCGCGACCGCCTTGCCGAAGAGAAGAACCCGCCGCGCAGCCTGTTCGGCGCCTTCGACCTCCTGAAGCGTCCGCGCTTCGCCTTCGGCACGCTCGGCATCTTCCTCTATGTCGGCGCCGAAGTCGCGATCGGCTCCTACATCGTCCTCTATCTCACCCAAAGCGACGTGCTCGGCATCGATCAGGTGTCGGCGGGCCATCTCGTCGGCCTCTATTGGGGCGGCGCGATGGTCGGGCGCTTCGTCGGCTCGGCGATCCTGCGCGTTTTCTCGCCCGGCAAGGTGCTGACGACCTATGCCCTGATCAACGTCCTGCTGCTGCTCGTTTCGGCGAACACGACCGGCACGGTGGCGGGCTATTCGCTGCTCGCGATCGGCCTCTTCAACTCGATCATGTTCCCGACCATCTTCAGCCTTGCTTCGGAAGGGCTGGGATCGCGCGCGGCGGAAGGCTCCGGCCTCCTCGCCACCGCCATCGTCGGCGGCGCGATCGTGCCGCCGCTCGCGGGCCTCGTATCGGACGCCTCGTCGATCCGCTTCGCCTTCATCGTGCCCGCCATCTGCTATCTCGGCATCGCGGCCTTCGGCTATTATGCCCGCCGTCCGCATACCGATGTCGACATGGCGGAGGTGCCGCTCCAAGTCTGA
- a CDS encoding response regulator: MTTRLLYVDDEDDIREVAAMALELDPELEVRTCSSGFDALVAAAEWQPAIILLDVMMPGMDGPTTLARLRCNAVTAAIPVVFITARTQAHEVEKFKEMGVKGVIAKPFDPMTLAVQARAHLD, translated from the coding sequence ATGACGACGCGTCTTCTTTATGTGGACGACGAAGACGATATCCGCGAGGTCGCGGCCATGGCGCTGGAGCTCGATCCGGAGCTTGAGGTGCGGACCTGTTCTTCCGGTTTCGACGCCTTGGTCGCCGCGGCGGAATGGCAGCCCGCGATCATCCTCCTCGACGTCATGATGCCCGGCATGGATGGTCCCACGACCCTGGCGCGGCTGCGCTGCAATGCGGTGACGGCGGCGATCCCGGTCGTTTTCATCACCGCGCGCACCCAGGCGCATGAGGTAGAGAAATTCAAGGAAATGGGCGTCAAGGGCGTGATCGCCAAGCCTTTCGATCCGATGACCCTCGCAGTCCAGGCCCGCGCCCACCTGGACTGA
- a CDS encoding response regulator encodes MAETTAAAGKHEHKWLLNVGIAAIPLVLLLLVLLLAQEFRTSIALRDQIDRSVEQRDRFQSLLSLFQDVETGQRGYLLTGDQQFLAPYLVARSQLKRDLGSLTSQADLRPELQPEMTRLAEIAEAKLAFADLTVRLNDEGRRAEMIATVRSGEGKRLMDAIRARISRLDGAQRIWMSDAQEQARALRKRILLWTFGLLVGLAVFLTFAAILNARSLSARRRALDLLEDTTARQLAILDSASDGIITLNPSGSLETANRAAEKMFGYDGGALLRRDVGVLFEIAPDGGDAGSFIERLRRRSNGKIASSEQIWARRSDGTAFPVEVSLSPMDLADGTHFVAVVRDITERREIEQMKSEFVSTVSHELRTPLTSIAGSLGLLLGGAAGVLPERAARLIQIAHSNSERLVRLINDILDIEKIESGRIEFDIRPVLIQPLLRQAVQANQGFADSYDVHLALEPGDENMHVLADHDRLIQVVTNLISNAVKFSPAGGTVRIGTSALDRRCRITVTDHGGGIPAAFQSRIFSKFAQADSSDARQKGGTGLGLSIVKEIVARLGGSVSFETVEGEGTVFNVDLPAVPGDAARAGSEQRILICDSDAASAEEIERALTDADFVCDVVGSADQLHGRLEETRYAAIILDLLLPDEDGIGLIRSLRADQRHASTPIIVVSGQASAADGEISHALPIVDWLQKPLPLDRLTARVREMLETHRNGQPRILHVDDDPDVLNIVATAFDRKAAVCSVPGLETARAALAGQTFDLVILDLGLADGSGLELLPDLRRADGEPIPVVIFSAQDADPRLARAVDAVLTKSRASLGRLVDTVESLVGAPRDQERMAG; translated from the coding sequence ATGGCAGAAACGACGGCCGCCGCCGGGAAACACGAACATAAATGGCTGTTGAACGTTGGGATCGCCGCGATTCCGCTCGTTCTCCTCCTGCTCGTTCTGCTGCTCGCGCAGGAATTCCGGACCAGCATCGCTCTGCGCGACCAGATCGACCGTTCGGTCGAGCAGCGCGACCGGTTTCAATCGCTTCTCTCCCTTTTCCAGGATGTCGAAACGGGCCAGCGCGGCTATTTGCTGACCGGGGATCAGCAATTCCTCGCCCCTTACCTCGTCGCGCGCAGCCAGCTGAAGCGCGATCTGGGCAGCCTGACCAGCCAAGCCGACCTCCGGCCGGAACTCCAGCCGGAAATGACCCGGCTCGCCGAGATCGCGGAGGCCAAGCTCGCCTTCGCCGACCTGACCGTTCGCCTCAACGACGAAGGCCGCAGGGCCGAAATGATCGCCACGGTGCGCAGCGGGGAGGGCAAGAGGCTGATGGACGCGATCCGCGCGCGCATTTCCCGCCTCGACGGCGCGCAACGCATCTGGATGAGCGATGCTCAGGAACAGGCCAGGGCCCTGCGCAAGCGAATCCTGCTCTGGACCTTCGGCCTGCTCGTGGGCCTTGCCGTCTTCCTGACCTTCGCCGCCATATTGAATGCGCGCTCCCTCTCGGCGCGGCGGCGGGCGCTCGACCTGCTGGAGGACACCACGGCGCGCCAGCTCGCCATTCTCGACAGCGCCAGCGACGGAATCATCACCCTCAATCCCAGCGGCAGCCTCGAAACCGCGAATCGCGCCGCCGAAAAGATGTTCGGTTACGACGGCGGCGCCCTCCTGCGCCGCGACGTGGGCGTGCTGTTCGAAATCGCGCCGGACGGCGGCGATGCGGGCAGCTTCATCGAACGCCTGCGCCGCCGCTCGAACGGCAAGATCGCCTCTTCGGAACAAATCTGGGCGCGCCGGAGCGACGGCACGGCCTTTCCCGTCGAAGTGTCGCTCAGTCCGATGGACCTTGCCGACGGCACGCATTTCGTCGCCGTGGTGCGCGACATTACCGAACGCCGCGAAATCGAACAGATGAAGAGCGAATTCGTGTCCACCGTCAGCCACGAATTGCGCACGCCGCTCACCTCGATCGCCGGCTCGCTCGGCCTGCTTCTGGGCGGGGCGGCGGGCGTCTTGCCGGAACGCGCGGCGCGCCTCATTCAGATCGCCCATTCCAACAGCGAACGGCTCGTCCGCCTCATCAACGACATTCTCGATATCGAGAAGATCGAATCCGGCAGGATCGAATTCGACATCCGGCCGGTCCTCATCCAGCCGCTGCTGCGCCAGGCGGTGCAGGCGAATCAGGGGTTCGCCGATTCCTACGACGTGCACCTCGCTCTCGAACCGGGGGACGAGAATATGCATGTGCTCGCGGATCACGACCGGCTTATTCAGGTCGTGACCAACCTCATTTCCAACGCGGTCAAATTCTCGCCGGCTGGCGGAACGGTCCGCATCGGCACCAGCGCGCTCGACCGGCGATGCCGCATCACCGTCACCGATCATGGCGGTGGCATTCCGGCCGCTTTCCAATCCCGCATATTCAGCAAGTTTGCCCAGGCGGATTCCTCCGATGCCCGGCAAAAGGGCGGGACGGGCCTCGGCCTCAGTATCGTCAAGGAAATCGTGGCGCGGCTTGGCGGGTCGGTGAGCTTCGAAACCGTGGAGGGCGAGGGCACCGTCTTCAATGTCGATTTGCCCGCCGTGCCGGGAGACGCCGCCCGTGCCGGCAGCGAACAGCGCATTTTGATCTGCGACAGCGACGCCGCCTCCGCTGAGGAAATCGAACGGGCGCTGACCGATGCCGATTTCGTCTGCGACGTGGTCGGCAGCGCCGATCAATTGCACGGCCGCCTGGAAGAAACGCGCTATGCGGCGATCATTCTCGATCTGCTGCTGCCCGATGAAGACGGCATCGGCCTGATCCGGTCGCTGCGCGCGGACCAACGCCACGCTTCCACGCCGATCATCGTGGTATCGGGCCAGGCATCGGCCGCGGACGGAGAGATTTCCCATGCGCTGCCCATCGTCGATTGGCTGCAAAAGCCCTTGCCGCTGGATCGCCTGACGGCGCGCGTCCGAGAAATGCTCGAAACCCATCGCAACGGCCAGCCGCGCATCCTGCATGTCGACGACGACCCCGATGTGCTCAACATCGTCGCGACCGCATTCGACCGGAAAGCCGCCGTCTGCTCGGTGCCCGGCCTTGAAACGGCGCGCGCGGCGCTTGCCGGACAGACGTTCGATCTCGTCATCCTCGACCTCGGCCTCGCCGACGGCTCCGGCCTGGAGCTCCTGCCGGACCTGCGCCGCGCGGATGGCGAGCCGATTCCGGTCGTCATCTTTTCCGCCCAGGACGCCGACCCCCGACTGGCGCGCGCGGTCGACGCGGTGCTCACCAAATCGCGGGCCAGTCTCGGCCGGCTGGTCGATACGGTGGAAAGCCTTGTGGGCGCGCCGCGCGATCAGGAAAGGATGGCAGGATGA
- a CDS encoding SixA phosphatase family protein: MKRFMLAVMLLILGACTTATAMPPAPAFYVIRHLHTPEGVTDPDLTQEGQEAARLLAARFGKGAIAAIYVNSTKRTQQTAAPLAAKLGLTPKFYDPRDTAGLVAMLKAETGPVLAVGHSNTVPDIVAGLGGERPAPLTHPDFGDIWRVERDGTTVRDKIR, encoded by the coding sequence ATGAAGCGGTTCATGCTGGCGGTCATGCTGCTGATTCTCGGGGCGTGCACGACCGCGACCGCGATGCCGCCCGCACCCGCTTTCTATGTGATACGGCATCTCCACACGCCGGAGGGCGTGACCGATCCCGATTTGACGCAGGAAGGACAGGAAGCCGCCCGCCTGCTCGCGGCCCGGTTCGGCAAAGGCGCCATTGCCGCCATTTATGTCAATTCGACGAAGCGCACGCAGCAGACGGCGGCGCCGCTTGCCGCCAAGCTCGGCCTGACGCCGAAATTTTACGATCCGCGCGACACGGCGGGATTGGTCGCGATGTTGAAGGCGGAAACGGGGCCGGTGCTGGCCGTCGGCCACAGCAATACGGTGCCGGATATCGTGGCGGGGCTTGGCGGGGAGCGGCCCGCGCCGCTCACCCACCCGGATTTCGGAGACATTTGGAGGGTCGAGCGCGACGGCACGACCGTTCGGGATAAAATCCGCTAA
- a CDS encoding tryptophan halogenase family protein gives MTEGIRNIVIVGGGTAGWMTAAALARFAGKTHRITLIESDEIGTIGVGEATIPQIRLFNQALGLDEDEFLRQTQGTLKLGIQFVDWLRPGHSYMHAFGPVGRGLGLLSFHHYWLRARALGVAAPIGAYNLNEMAALAGKFARVAPRPGSPAPDMPYAFHFDASLYAAYLRRYAEGRGVRRIEGRIADTARDGMSGNVVSVRLADGEDVAGDLFIDCSGFRGLLIEGAMAAGYQDWSRYLPCDRAMAVPCARGGEFTPYTRSTAREAGWQWRIPLQHRTGNGYVYCSRYVSDDEAAATLLANLDGEALADPRPLRFTSGKRRRMWVGNVVALGLAAGFMEPLESTSIHLVQAAISRLLEMLPNRDFSAADIAEFNRQSDFEWERIRDFIVLHYKAVEREGPFWRECRDMAVPDTLRDKIDRFRAHGYVSREHEELFTEAGWVQVLLGQGIVPESHHPLADAIGEADLKGFLADMERLLRHEAGRMPLHADFIAAHCAAPLH, from the coding sequence ATCGGCGTCGGCGAGGCGACGATCCCGCAAATCCGGCTGTTCAACCAGGCCCTCGGTCTCGACGAGGACGAGTTCCTCCGCCAAACGCAGGGCACGCTCAAGCTCGGCATCCAGTTCGTCGACTGGCTCCGTCCGGGCCACAGCTACATGCATGCCTTCGGTCCGGTCGGGCGCGGCCTCGGGCTTCTCTCTTTCCACCATTATTGGCTTCGCGCCCGCGCGCTTGGCGTCGCGGCGCCGATCGGCGCTTATAATCTCAACGAAATGGCGGCGCTCGCGGGCAAGTTCGCGCGCGTCGCGCCGCGGCCCGGTTCGCCGGCTCCGGACATGCCTTATGCCTTCCATTTCGACGCGTCCCTCTACGCCGCCTATCTGCGCCGCTATGCCGAGGGTCGCGGGGTGCGGCGGATCGAGGGGCGGATCGCCGACACCGCGCGCGACGGAATGAGCGGCAATGTGGTTTCGGTCCGCCTGGCCGATGGAGAGGACGTCGCGGGCGATCTCTTCATCGACTGCTCGGGCTTTCGCGGCCTCCTGATCGAAGGCGCGATGGCGGCGGGCTACCAGGATTGGAGCCGCTATCTGCCGTGCGACCGCGCCATGGCCGTGCCGTGCGCGCGCGGCGGCGAATTCACGCCTTATACCCGCTCCACGGCGCGAGAGGCCGGCTGGCAATGGCGCATTCCGCTGCAGCATCGCACCGGCAACGGCTATGTCTATTGCAGCCGCTATGTGAGCGACGACGAGGCCGCCGCCACGCTCCTCGCCAATCTCGACGGAGAGGCGCTCGCCGATCCCCGGCCCCTCCGCTTCACGTCGGGGAAGAGGCGGCGCATGTGGGTAGGGAACGTCGTCGCGCTCGGCCTTGCCGCCGGTTTCATGGAGCCGCTGGAATCGACCAGCATCCATCTCGTCCAGGCCGCGATATCCCGCCTGCTTGAGATGCTGCCCAATCGCGATTTCAGCGCCGCCGATATCGCCGAGTTCAATCGCCAATCGGATTTCGAATGGGAGCGGATCCGCGATTTCATCGTCCTTCATTACAAAGCGGTCGAACGCGAAGGGCCGTTCTGGCGGGAATGCCGCGACATGGCGGTACCCGACACCTTGCGCGACAAGATCGACCGTTTCCGCGCCCATGGCTATGTGTCGCGCGAGCATGAGGAATTGTTCACGGAAGCCGGGTGGGTGCAGGTTCTGCTGGGCCAGGGAATCGTGCCCGAAAGCCATCATCCGCTGGCCGACGCCATCGGCGAAGCGGATCTGAAGGGGTTTCTCGCCGACATGGAAAGGTTGCTCCGCCACGAGGCCGGCCGCATGCCGCTTCACGCGGATTTCATCGCCGCCCATTGCGCGGCGCCGCTTCATTGA
- the pspA gene encoding phage shock protein PspA, with protein sequence MSIFTRTRDIIAANVTDLLDRAEDPAKMIRMIVLEMEETLVEVRASAARSIADQKEMRRQITKLQRLQDDWVEKAELALSKDREDLAKAALVEKQKAASLAESLEAEIAVLEDGLRASEADIQKVQAKLREARARQSAIASRMESAHNRVRLREMYAGAKTEEAFSGFDVLERRVDFAESHVDALALGAPPKTLEEEIADLRKAETIEAELEALKRRHIAAGEAA encoded by the coding sequence ATGAGCATCTTCACCCGCACCCGCGACATCATCGCCGCCAACGTGACGGACCTGCTCGACCGCGCGGAAGACCCGGCGAAGATGATCCGCATGATCGTCCTCGAAATGGAGGAAACGCTCGTCGAGGTCCGCGCTTCGGCCGCGCGGTCGATCGCCGACCAGAAGGAAATGCGCCGCCAGATCACGAAGCTGCAACGCCTTCAGGACGATTGGGTCGAAAAGGCCGAGCTCGCGCTGTCGAAGGACCGCGAGGATCTCGCCAAGGCCGCCTTGGTCGAAAAGCAGAAGGCCGCAAGTCTCGCCGAAAGCCTGGAGGCTGAGATCGCCGTCCTCGAAGATGGCCTGCGCGCTTCCGAGGCCGACATCCAGAAAGTGCAGGCCAAGCTCCGCGAGGCCCGTGCCCGCCAGAGCGCGATCGCGAGCCGCATGGAAAGCGCTCACAACCGCGTCCGCCTTCGCGAAATGTATGCCGGGGCCAAGACGGAGGAAGCCTTTAGCGGCTTCGACGTCCTCGAACGCCGCGTCGACTTCGCCGAAAGCCATGTCGATGCGCTGGCGCTCGGCGCCCCGCCGAAGACACTGGAAGAAGAAATCGCCGATCTCCGCAAGGCGGAGACGATCGAAGCCGAACTGGAAGCGCTGAAGCGCCGCCACATCGCCGCCGGGGAAGCGGCCTGA